A genomic segment from Microbulbifer elongatus encodes:
- a CDS encoding urease accessory protein UreD → MNQLVIPDIANISDATSATRWQADLELRFERTVRGCRLARNYHRGPLYVQKPFFPEGRDLAHVYLLHPPGGLVSGDQLDIRVAVDEGAQALVTTTGAGRVYRARPDALLQCQNTFLRVARDASLEWLPLENIAYPGANGAMTMRVDLEAGARFVGWEVTSLGLPACDEDFSGGRLLQRLEIFIEGKPLLVESLRLGGDSDNILRAAAGLRSLPVNGLLVMGPFTNIFSEELLEDCRALVADSERRCIGGVTLVANIFVVRVLGHCAFEVRGLLTRLWETVRPELLDRPACAPRIWRT, encoded by the coding sequence ATGAATCAGCTCGTTATTCCCGATATTGCCAACATATCCGACGCTACCAGTGCGACCCGCTGGCAGGCGGATCTGGAGTTGCGTTTTGAGCGCACGGTGCGGGGCTGTCGGTTGGCGCGGAACTACCACCGCGGGCCTTTGTATGTTCAGAAGCCGTTCTTTCCCGAGGGGCGGGATCTGGCTCATGTGTATTTGTTGCATCCACCCGGTGGGCTGGTTTCCGGGGATCAGTTGGATATTCGGGTGGCGGTGGATGAAGGGGCGCAGGCGCTGGTGACGACCACCGGTGCGGGGCGGGTGTATCGGGCGCGGCCGGATGCGTTGCTGCAGTGTCAGAACACGTTTTTGCGGGTTGCGCGCGATGCCAGCCTGGAGTGGTTGCCGCTGGAGAATATTGCCTACCCGGGTGCCAATGGTGCCATGACCATGCGGGTGGATCTGGAGGCCGGGGCGCGGTTTGTCGGATGGGAGGTGACCTCGCTGGGGTTGCCCGCCTGTGATGAGGATTTCAGCGGTGGCCGGTTGCTGCAGCGGCTGGAAATTTTCATTGAAGGCAAGCCGTTGCTGGTGGAGTCACTACGGCTAGGTGGTGATAGTGACAATATTTTGCGGGCGGCGGCGGGGCTGCGGAGCTTGCCGGTGAACGGGCTGCTGGTGATGGGGCCATTTACCAATATTTTTTCCGAAGAGCTGCTGGAGGATTGCCGGGCGCTGGTGGCGGATTCAGAAAGACGCTGCATCGGCGGCGTTACGCTGGTGGCCAATATTTTTGTGGTGCGGGTACTCGGCCACTGCGCGTTTGAAGTGCGGGGGTTGCTGACCAGACTCTGGGAAACTGTTCGCCCGGAGCTACTCGATCGTCCGGCCTGCGCACCGCGTATCTGGCGCACCTGA
- a CDS encoding urease accessory protein UreE, translating to MTLEIFRRLGIKPELSADYRVILDHLQRDRGRLRVFADDGSEVRIFLERGKPLLVGEILQSECGKTIEVLGAEEPVTTARSDDWVTFSRACYHLGNRHVKLQISDSVEDRWLRITPDHVLEEMLELLGLKLTREQAVLVPESGAYSGGHSHSHGQSDHSHHHHGEQHEHHHH from the coding sequence GTGACCCTGGAAATCTTTCGACGCCTCGGTATCAAGCCCGAGTTGAGCGCGGACTACCGCGTAATTCTCGATCATCTGCAGCGTGACCGCGGTCGCTTGCGTGTTTTTGCTGATGATGGCTCCGAAGTGCGCATCTTTCTCGAGCGCGGAAAACCCCTACTGGTCGGCGAAATTCTGCAAAGCGAGTGCGGAAAAACCATCGAGGTACTCGGTGCGGAAGAACCCGTCACCACCGCCCGAAGCGATGACTGGGTGACCTTCTCGCGCGCCTGTTACCACCTGGGCAACCGCCACGTGAAACTGCAGATCTCGGACAGTGTGGAAGATCGCTGGCTGCGTATAACTCCGGATCACGTACTGGAGGAGATGCTGGAATTGCTCGGACTGAAACTGACTCGAGAGCAGGCTGTACTCGTACCTGAATCCGGCGCATACAGTGGCGGCCACAGTCACTCCCATGGGCAGAGTGATCACAGTCATCATCACCACGGCGAGCAGCATGAGCATCACCACCACTGA
- a CDS encoding response regulator, translated as MTICDDTQSASAQGDRMDSQTGDIVLVVDDSPDTLSLINDTLEQAGIDVLVALDGSQALNIARRLRPDMILLDAVMPGLDGFETCRLLKADPALASIPVIFMTGLTDSADIVRGLESGGVDYLTKPIQPSELLARMKVHLSNARLTSSAHQALDSTGQFLFTVDGSGQMQWATPQTYALLSSAGALEPQQQRKMGAALQVWLSRAPGAGHKLKLEGLQSSLAVVFVERRDAQTCLLKLVDDGGPAGEEVLREKLGLTRRESEVLFWIGNGKTNREIGEILDVSPRTVNKHLEGVFSKLGVENRTAAAGIAIRALNPDS; from the coding sequence ATGACGATTTGCGACGATACTCAATCGGCAAGCGCCCAGGGAGACAGGATGGATTCTCAAACGGGCGATATTGTTCTGGTGGTGGACGACTCCCCGGATACCCTGAGCCTGATCAACGACACCCTGGAGCAGGCGGGGATTGATGTGCTGGTTGCGCTGGATGGCAGCCAGGCACTGAATATTGCCCGTCGCCTGCGCCCGGATATGATTCTGTTGGATGCGGTGATGCCGGGGCTGGATGGGTTTGAGACTTGTCGATTGCTGAAAGCCGATCCGGCGCTGGCTTCGATCCCGGTTATTTTTATGACGGGGCTGACGGATTCGGCGGATATTGTGCGCGGGCTGGAAAGTGGTGGGGTGGATTATTTAACCAAGCCGATTCAGCCCAGTGAACTGCTGGCACGGATGAAGGTGCATTTGAGCAATGCGCGTCTGACGTCGAGCGCCCATCAGGCTCTGGATTCTACGGGGCAGTTTCTGTTTACGGTGGATGGGTCGGGGCAGATGCAGTGGGCTACGCCGCAGACCTATGCGTTGTTGAGTAGTGCGGGGGCGTTGGAGCCTCAACAGCAGCGGAAGATGGGGGCGGCATTACAGGTTTGGTTGTCGCGCGCTCCCGGTGCGGGGCACAAGTTGAAGCTTGAGGGTTTGCAGAGTTCATTGGCGGTGGTGTTTGTTGAGCGTCGGGATGCGCAGACTTGCCTTCTGAAACTGGTGGATGATGGGGGGCCTGCTGGGGAGGAGGTTCTTCGCGAAAAGTTAGGACTGACCCGGCGGGAGTCGGAGGTTTTGTTCTGGATTGGGAATGGGAAGACGAATCGGGAGATTGGCGAGATCCTGGATGTCAGCCCCCGTACGGTGAATAAACATCTTGAGGGGGTTTTTTCGAAACTTGGGGTTGAGAATCGGACCGCTGCGGCGGGGATTGCTATTCGGGCTTTGAATCCTGACTCCTGA
- the ureC gene encoding urease subunit alpha, translating into MDRESYAQMFGPTTGDRVRLADTELWLQVEKDFTRYGDEVKFGGGKVIRDGMGQSQRPSAETPDLVITNALILDHWGVVKADVAVKDGRICGIGKAGNPDVQEGVEIIIGPGTEIIAGEGSILTAGAIDAHIHFICPQQVEEALMSGVTTMIGGGTGPATGTNATTCTPGPWNIGKMLQATDSLPMNFGFLGKGNASLPEAIEEQLESGACGLKLHEDWGTTPASIDCCLTVAEKYDVQVAIHTDTLNESGFVDDTLGAFKGRAIHTYHTEGAGGGHAPDIIKACASSNVLPSSTNPTRPYTINTVDEHLDMLMVCHHLDTSIPEDIAFADSRIRKETIAAEDLFHDLGAFSMIASDSQAMGRVGEVVTRTWQTAHKMKVQRGTLAEDSSGDTAGADNFRARRFIAKYTINPAITHGIAHEVGSVEVGKLADLVLWKPAFFGIKPSLILKGGMIAAAPMGDPNASIPTPQPVHYRPMFGALGIAAAKTSLTFVSQAAMQNKVAEQLGLLRTLAPCKNTRTISKKDMILNDWQPDVSVDPQTYEVRANGELLTCEPATELPLAQRYCLF; encoded by the coding sequence ATGGACCGAGAGAGTTATGCACAGATGTTCGGTCCCACCACCGGCGATCGTGTGCGCCTGGCGGATACCGAGCTGTGGTTACAGGTAGAAAAAGATTTCACCCGCTACGGGGACGAGGTCAAATTCGGTGGCGGCAAGGTTATCCGCGATGGTATGGGCCAGAGCCAGCGTCCTTCTGCGGAAACACCGGATCTGGTGATTACCAATGCGTTGATTCTCGATCACTGGGGCGTGGTCAAGGCGGATGTGGCGGTAAAGGACGGACGCATTTGCGGTATCGGCAAGGCGGGTAACCCCGATGTGCAGGAGGGGGTGGAAATTATTATCGGCCCGGGCACGGAGATCATTGCCGGTGAGGGTTCGATTCTTACCGCCGGTGCCATCGACGCGCATATTCATTTTATCTGTCCGCAGCAGGTGGAAGAGGCGTTGATGTCCGGCGTCACCACCATGATTGGCGGCGGCACCGGTCCGGCTACCGGCACCAATGCAACCACCTGCACACCGGGCCCCTGGAATATTGGCAAGATGCTGCAGGCCACTGACAGCCTGCCGATGAACTTTGGCTTTCTCGGTAAAGGCAATGCAAGTCTGCCGGAAGCGATCGAGGAACAACTGGAAAGCGGCGCCTGTGGCCTGAAACTGCACGAAGACTGGGGCACCACACCGGCGTCCATCGACTGCTGCCTGACGGTGGCAGAAAAATACGATGTGCAGGTGGCCATTCACACCGACACCCTGAATGAATCCGGTTTTGTGGATGACACCCTGGGGGCTTTCAAAGGCCGCGCCATTCACACCTATCACACCGAAGGTGCCGGTGGCGGTCACGCGCCGGACATCATCAAGGCCTGTGCCTCGTCCAATGTGTTGCCGTCGTCCACCAATCCTACACGCCCCTACACCATCAATACGGTCGATGAGCATCTGGATATGCTGATGGTGTGCCACCACCTGGACACCAGTATTCCGGAAGACATCGCCTTTGCGGATTCCCGTATCCGCAAGGAAACCATCGCCGCGGAAGACCTGTTTCACGATCTCGGCGCCTTCAGCATGATTGCGTCCGATTCCCAGGCCATGGGTCGGGTAGGGGAAGTGGTTACCCGCACTTGGCAGACCGCGCACAAAATGAAAGTACAGCGCGGCACCTTGGCCGAGGACAGCAGTGGTGATACTGCCGGTGCGGATAATTTCCGTGCGCGCCGCTTTATCGCCAAGTACACCATCAACCCGGCCATCACCCACGGAATCGCCCACGAAGTGGGATCTGTCGAAGTGGGGAAACTTGCGGACCTGGTGCTGTGGAAGCCGGCCTTTTTCGGTATCAAACCGTCGCTGATCTTAAAGGGTGGCATGATCGCCGCTGCGCCCATGGGCGACCCGAATGCCTCGATTCCCACGCCACAGCCGGTGCATTACCGCCCCATGTTCGGTGCCCTCGGCATTGCCGCCGCAAAAACATCACTGACCTTTGTGTCCCAGGCTGCCATGCAAAACAAGGTGGCCGAACAGCTGGGGCTGTTGCGAACCCTGGCTCCCTGTAAAAACACCCGCACCATCAGCAAAAAAGACATGATCCTGAACGACTGGCAACCGGATGTCAGCGTCGATCCGCAGACTTACGAAGTGCGTGCGAATGGCGAGCTGCTCACCTGCGAGCCTGCCACCGAGTTGCCACTGGCACAGCGTTACTGTTTGTTTTGA
- a CDS encoding urease subunit gamma has translation MELLPREKDKLLVFTAALLAERRLARGLKLNYPEAVALITMEIIEGARDGKSVAELMGYGREILNADQVMDGVAELIHEVQVEATFPDGTKLVTVHNPIS, from the coding sequence ATGGAATTGCTGCCGAGAGAAAAAGACAAGCTGCTGGTATTTACCGCTGCGCTTTTGGCCGAGAGACGCCTGGCGCGAGGTTTAAAGCTGAATTACCCGGAAGCGGTCGCACTGATCACCATGGAAATTATCGAGGGCGCGCGGGATGGTAAAAGTGTGGCGGAATTGATGGGGTATGGCCGCGAAATTTTGAATGCCGATCAGGTGATGGATGGGGTGGCAGAGCTGATCCATGAGGTGCAGGTTGAGGCCACTTTCCCCGACGGCACCAAACTGGTGACCGTGCACAACCCTATCAGCTAA
- a CDS encoding urease subunit beta, which produces MIPGEIQVAADRGDIELNPGRETRTLRVENTGDRPVQVGSHYHFFEVNPALRFEREQARGFHLNIASGTAVRFEPGQGREVELVAYAGARVVYGFRGEVMGPLDGEGAEKA; this is translated from the coding sequence ATGATTCCCGGAGAAATCCAGGTCGCCGCGGACAGGGGCGATATCGAACTCAACCCCGGCCGGGAAACCCGTACCCTGCGGGTGGAAAATACCGGCGACCGCCCGGTGCAGGTGGGCTCCCACTATCATTTTTTTGAAGTCAATCCGGCACTGCGCTTTGAGCGCGAACAGGCCCGAGGTTTTCACTTGAATATTGCCTCCGGCACCGCGGTGCGCTTCGAGCCCGGGCAGGGGCGCGAGGTGGAATTGGTGGCCTACGCGGGTGCGCGCGTGGTCTATGGATTTCGCGGTGAAGTAATGGGACCGCTCGATGGCGAGGGAGCAGAAAAAGCATGA
- a CDS encoding urease accessory protein UreF, with amino-acid sequence MSITTTDAALLRLLQLSSASLPVGGYAFSQGLEYAVETGWIKNLTDTREWLSLQLAESFAQVDCPLLLRCHRALQESDTQQLNYWNDYSLACRETKELRLTDTATGIALMRLLSQLDIETPTLEGDSSFIAAFAIAAHHWQLNEQAAVLGLVWSWLENQVATATKLVPLGQTQAQQLIGEIQQQVPAAIARAQAIQDFEIGAGLPALAIASARHETQYSRLFRS; translated from the coding sequence ATGAGCATCACCACCACTGATGCCGCCCTGCTGCGATTGCTGCAACTCTCCAGTGCCAGTCTACCCGTGGGCGGTTATGCCTTTTCGCAAGGACTGGAATACGCGGTGGAGACCGGCTGGATAAAAAACCTTACGGACACGCGAGAGTGGCTGTCATTGCAGTTGGCAGAATCCTTCGCACAAGTGGATTGCCCGCTACTGCTGCGCTGCCACCGAGCCCTGCAGGAAAGCGATACCCAGCAACTGAATTACTGGAATGACTACAGCCTCGCCTGCAGGGAAACCAAAGAGCTGCGCCTCACCGACACCGCAACCGGTATCGCCCTGATGCGCCTGCTTTCTCAGCTGGACATTGAAACCCCGACGCTGGAAGGCGACAGCAGTTTTATCGCCGCCTTCGCCATCGCCGCCCACCACTGGCAGCTGAATGAACAGGCCGCGGTGCTGGGGCTGGTCTGGTCCTGGCTGGAAAACCAGGTCGCCACCGCCACCAAACTGGTGCCCCTGGGGCAGACCCAGGCACAGCAGTTGATTGGTGAAATCCAGCAGCAGGTTCCGGCAGCCATCGCGCGCGCGCAGGCAATCCAGGATTTCGAAATCGGCGCAGGCCTGCCCGCACTCGCCATCGCCAGCGCCCGGCACGAAACCCAATACAGCCGGTTGTTCCGTTCCTAG
- the ureG gene encoding urease accessory protein UreG yields MSTAKKQTLRVGIGGPVGSGKTALLRELCAAMRDHYHIAVVTNDIYTQEDAQFLTRHEALEADRILGVETGGCPHTAIREDASMNLAAIDELIARHGELDVVFVESGGDNLSATFSPELSDLTIYVIDVSAGDKIPRKGGPGITRSDLLLINKIDLAPLVGASLEVMDRDAKKMRGSRPFVFSNLKVQKGLKDIIQFIVREGMLEEKAIPAIA; encoded by the coding sequence ATGAGTACCGCAAAAAAACAGACCCTCCGCGTCGGCATCGGCGGCCCCGTCGGCTCCGGTAAAACCGCACTGCTGCGCGAACTCTGCGCCGCAATGCGCGACCACTACCATATCGCCGTCGTCACCAACGACATCTACACCCAGGAAGACGCCCAGTTCCTGACCCGCCACGAAGCCCTGGAAGCCGACCGCATCCTCGGTGTTGAAACCGGCGGCTGCCCTCACACCGCCATCCGCGAAGACGCTTCCATGAACCTCGCCGCCATCGACGAACTCATCGCCCGCCACGGCGAACTGGACGTCGTATTTGTAGAAAGTGGCGGCGACAACCTCAGCGCCACCTTCAGCCCCGAACTCTCCGACCTCACCATCTACGTCATCGACGTCTCCGCCGGCGACAAAATCCCCAGAAAAGGCGGCCCCGGCATCACCCGCTCCGACCTCCTGCTCATCAACAAAATCGACCTCGCCCCCCTGGTCGGCGCCTCCCTGGAAGTCATGGACCGCGACGCCAAAAAAATGCGTGGTAGCCGCCCCTTCGTCTTTTCCAATTTGAAAGTACAGAAGGGCCTAAAAGACATCATCCAGTTCATCGTCCGCGAAGGCATGCTGGAAGAAAAAGCCATACCCGCAATCGCTTAA